GGTGACATACAACGTAATGGCATCATCCTGATATCCCGCTCTTTTTGAACGTGTTGCAGATGCTGTTAAGCTGATATTTTTTAATCCTAAATAGGCAATATTGAAGGCGGTGTTGATATAGGCCCCAAATTGCTCTTCCGTTTGGCTATTCCAATACGTGTTGTACTGGTAGTTTCCACCCAGTGAGAACGCATCAAAATATTTATTAATATTGACCTGATAGCTCTCTTTATGTGCTTGGGTTTCAATCCCTGTACAGCGTTCGTCCAACGTTTGCTGTAATGAACGATAGGTTTCATCCGAGAATCGATAACCTGCGAAGGTAATGTCGGTTCTCGCCTCATCAAACGATTTTGAGTAACTTAAACGGTAACTGCGCCCTGTTAATGTGTTGCTGAGTAACTTTGCATGGGACTGTGTTATGTCAAATGACAAGCTCCCGAAGGTAAATAAGTCACGCCCAAAACCGGCTGAAAATGCTTGGTAGTTTTTGGATAAAATCGAACCACCATAAATAGACCAAATATTATTAAGTCCATAAGAGAGTTCACCCGAAGCGGTCATATCCCCTTCAAGGTGACGCCCATCGTAACGAGGTTTACCAACGGCAAACTTATAGCGAACTTGCCCAGGGCGCGTTAAATAAGGCAGCGCCGCGGTAGTTATGCTGAATTTCTGTTCTTCACCATTTTCTTCACGCACCGTGACATCTAAGGTTCCACGGATTGAGCTATCCAACGTTTGGATCTGGAATGGACCTGCGGGAACAGTAGTCTCTAAAACAATTCGGTCATGGCTTTTGACGATCACCGTAGCGTTAGTTTGTGCAATCCCGATGATCTCAGGTGCATATCCCGTCAATTTTGGCGGTAGCATGTTTTCGTCGGTTTCTAATGACAAACCGGTAAATTGCCAAGAGTCAAAAATGGCGGAATAGAAATAGTTTTCCCCCACCGTGAGAACCGAGGCGATATTCGTTAATGAACGATAAGCATATAAACGGCTGAATATGGCATCGCTATATTCATTGTTATAGTTACCCGATGATTTACGATAGTTCGCTTGGTAATCCCCACGTAAGCGCCACGCACCGAGGTTTAACCCTGTGGTTCCGTTCGCAGATAAATAGGATTCTTTTGTTCCGCTATCTCGACGGGTAAAGGAGCCGGTCAAGGTGTAGTCGAGTAAGAAGCCGTTAATACCATCTTCCCAGCGAGAAGGTGGCACCCAGCTAGGATCGGTATATTCCAGATAACTTTGTGGGATCAAAATTGTCAGTGTTAATGTGGATAAATCCACGCTCATGGTACTGCCTTCAAGCGCAGACAAATCGATACACTGATCGTTATCGCGATATTTAATTAAGCGAATAGCTTCTGGTTTTAAGCCGAGCTGATCTGCAATGGTTGCTGGAACACAGACAACGCTAAATAATGAATCTTCAGCAGAAGTTGGTGCACCCACCGTAATATCGCGGGCATTACCCAAACGTTCATTATTGACTTTAATCGTTAGATGATAATTTCCAGGCATAACAAATCCGGCCTGAGAAAACTGGCTAAAGTCAATATTCTGAGTATCTTTGGTATCAAGCATATCTGTATTAAATTCAACAGAAAAAGCGACAGTAGGAATACTGGATAAGCAAGATATAATAATTAACTGGTGAAAAATATTAAATTTAGCCATAGTGTTCTTATCATTTAAAATATTTATTAGTCGTAACTTACATTGAATTTAATCGTGGCAAAGTAATTTCCGGGTTCAATCTCATTATTAATTGTGTCAATTTCTGTTTCATATTTCAAAAAGCTTATTTTTGTTTTGCTATCAAAGTAAATAGCGCTGTTTGAAATAGAATACGATTTATTCGGAGTGACTAAATTGTTATTGGTGTCATAAATATAGACAATGACACCATCCGTGGGACCTGATAGTTTTATTGCGTTATTGTAGAGGTCACTATTGGCAAAGAATTTAATTTTTATACCTTTTTTATTATCTTTGTCATACTCGCTAATACAGTTGTTCAATTTAATATTAAATGTTTTTCT
The Providencia alcalifaciens DNA segment above includes these coding regions:
- a CDS encoding fimbria/pilus outer membrane usher protein, with translation MAKFNIFHQLIIISCLSSIPTVAFSVEFNTDMLDTKDTQNIDFSQFSQAGFVMPGNYHLTIKVNNERLGNARDITVGAPTSAEDSLFSVVCVPATIADQLGLKPEAIRLIKYRDNDQCIDLSALEGSTMSVDLSTLTLTILIPQSYLEYTDPSWVPPSRWEDGINGFLLDYTLTGSFTRRDSGTKESYLSANGTTGLNLGAWRLRGDYQANYRKSSGNYNNEYSDAIFSRLYAYRSLTNIASVLTVGENYFYSAIFDSWQFTGLSLETDENMLPPKLTGYAPEIIGIAQTNATVIVKSHDRIVLETTVPAGPFQIQTLDSSIRGTLDVTVREENGEEQKFSITTAALPYLTRPGQVRYKFAVGKPRYDGRHLEGDMTASGELSYGLNNIWSIYGGSILSKNYQAFSAGFGRDLFTFGSLSFDITQSHAKLLSNTLTGRSYRLSYSKSFDEARTDITFAGYRFSDETYRSLQQTLDERCTGIETQAHKESYQVNINKYFDAFSLGGNYQYNTYWNSQTEEQFGAYINTAFNIAYLGLKNISLTASATRSKRAGYQDDAITLYVTVPLTMGSSMSFSEGYTRDQNGRRSSTHNVGYSGYNDQRSYNLNVGYQTGQYQDSQTSFSGYLSQNFPTSSLSANASYVPNEYHTIGGSINGGITLVKEGIALHQAAYGGTRLVVETPGASNVPLNGGVYKTNRFGLTVLPNVSSYRKTTASINTSKLPNNIEALESVTEATLTRGAIGYRSLNVIQGEKTFARLKLADGTYPPFGASVRNKNNIELGIVGEQGITWIVGVMPNDLLNLYWGNKLQCSTQVTEFKNSAESYPVLICH
- a CDS encoding fimbrial protein; amino-acid sequence: MRNLSFLWSTLLLAPFISNAEYTVDGGIRGETVMRGYIVAAPCSIETDSQYQYINYDLVSKNNIDTEEAKNNNRKTFNIKLNNCISEYDKDNKKGIKIKFFANSDLYNNAIKLSGPTDGVIVYIYDTNNNLVTPNKSYSISNSAIYFDSKTKISFLKYETEIDTINNEIEPGNYFATIKFNVSYD